The following proteins are encoded in a genomic region of Bosea beijingensis:
- a CDS encoding NAD(P)-dependent oxidoreductase, with product MKVAKKVALIGASGFIGSRLLAELAARGHAVTALVRNPEKVASLPGVTAVKGDVFDKDGLAKLLAGHDAVISAVHFSASDPQVLLAAVKQSGVKRYLVVGGAGSLEVAPGVKLFDTPEFPAVYLDEARKGGAFLDLLKQEQGLDWTFLSPSALIQPGERTGKFRLGTDQLLVDAQGNSAISAEDYAIALVDELEKPAHSRRRFTVGY from the coding sequence ATGAAAGTTGCCAAGAAGGTCGCATTGATCGGCGCCAGCGGATTCATCGGCTCGCGCCTGCTGGCCGAACTCGCCGCCCGCGGCCATGCCGTTACCGCCCTTGTCCGCAATCCCGAGAAGGTCGCCTCGCTGCCCGGCGTCACCGCCGTCAAGGGCGATGTCTTCGACAAGGATGGGCTCGCCAAGCTGCTCGCCGGCCATGATGCGGTGATCAGCGCGGTGCATTTCAGCGCCAGTGATCCGCAGGTCCTGCTCGCAGCGGTTAAGCAATCCGGCGTCAAGCGCTATCTCGTCGTCGGCGGCGCCGGCAGCTTGGAGGTCGCGCCGGGCGTGAAGCTCTTCGACACCCCGGAATTCCCGGCCGTTTATCTCGACGAAGCCCGCAAGGGCGGCGCATTCCTCGATCTGCTGAAGCAGGAACAGGGCCTCGACTGGACCTTCCTGTCGCCTTCGGCCCTGATCCAGCCGGGCGAGCGCACCGGCAAGTTCCGTCTCGGCACCGACCAGCTTCTGGTCGACGCCCAGGGCAACAGTGCGATCTCGGCCGAAGACTACGCGATCGCTTTGGTCGACGAGTTGGAGAAGCCGGCCCATAGCCGCCGTCGCTTTACCGTCGGCTACTGA
- the ligD gene encoding DNA ligase D has product MSTLDLYRSKRDFTRTREPKGGDKRRDKDAKGGAFVVQKHAARRLHYDFRLEHGGVLWSWAVTRGPSLDPAEKRLAVHVEDHPLEYGGFEGTIPAGQYGGGSVIVWDEGRWIPEGDPAAGMKKGHLVFVLEGHKLQGRWHLVRLKPRRGEKRDNWLLIKSEDEFVRTDEDILETQPDSVKSGLSVEAIGQDESKGGVWDTTKPAGEAAAAVRPLRKAPARKTRKSDASALPDFIEPCLATLQEKPPTGENWLHEVKFDGYRLQGRIDHGQVRLLTRSGLDWTARFGKGLAAALTGLPCETALIDGELVALAENGISSFSALQDALSAGRAAGLVYFAFDLLHLDDEDLRGEPLLARKERLKHLLEGIPAEGPLRFSEHFIEPGGVMLDHACRMGLEGVVSKRADAPYRSGRGRDWIKSKCTQRQEFVIAGYVPSKASPRKLGSIVAGYYENGELKPAGRVGTGFTATSAAALKAKLDKLATDASPFKGAAGRERGVVWVKPERVAEVEFRAWTASKTLRHAAFIGLREDKPAGEIVAEMPVGPVPQKPKARKTRAAAGRVAPARTSVKLSSPDKPLWPESGFTKQDLLAYYAKIWPLMQRFVVGRPLSLVRAPNGIEGHRFFQKHAGPGMHDAVRRRKDADGEELIYIEDFDGLAALVQLGTVEIHVWGATIDAVETPDQIIFDLDPDTGVPVERVREAALTVRRHLDDLGFANFLKVSGGKGFHVVLPLKPKADWERVKTFARDFARAMEQAEPKLYTATLSKKARRGRIFIDYLRNGRGATAIAPYSTRARTGVPLAMPVEWQDIDSLQPDAFKARAILDGDLPPDLWSGFFAAGKPLTGG; this is encoded by the coding sequence ATGTCCACGCTCGATCTGTATCGTTCGAAACGCGATTTCACCCGCACGCGCGAGCCGAAAGGAGGCGACAAGCGCCGCGACAAGGACGCGAAGGGTGGCGCCTTCGTCGTTCAGAAACACGCGGCCCGGCGCCTTCACTACGACTTCCGGCTGGAGCATGGCGGCGTGCTCTGGTCCTGGGCGGTGACCCGGGGTCCGAGCCTCGACCCCGCCGAAAAGCGCCTTGCCGTCCATGTCGAGGATCATCCGCTTGAATATGGCGGCTTCGAGGGCACGATCCCGGCCGGGCAATATGGAGGCGGCTCGGTCATCGTCTGGGACGAGGGGCGCTGGATTCCGGAGGGCGACCCGGCTGCGGGCATGAAGAAGGGGCATCTCGTCTTCGTGCTGGAGGGCCACAAGCTGCAGGGCCGCTGGCATCTCGTGCGGCTGAAGCCGCGCCGTGGCGAGAAGCGCGACAACTGGCTGCTGATCAAGTCGGAGGATGAATTCGTCCGCACCGACGAGGACATCCTCGAAACCCAACCGGATTCGGTGAAATCCGGGCTGTCGGTCGAGGCGATCGGGCAGGACGAGAGCAAGGGCGGGGTCTGGGACACGACGAAGCCCGCCGGGGAAGCGGCTGCGGCTGTCCGGCCGTTGCGAAAGGCCCCAGCCCGCAAGACCCGGAAGTCAGATGCCTCGGCCCTGCCGGACTTTATCGAGCCCTGCCTCGCCACGCTTCAGGAGAAGCCGCCTACCGGCGAGAACTGGCTGCATGAGGTCAAATTCGACGGCTACCGGCTTCAGGGCCGGATCGACCATGGCCAGGTCCGGCTCCTGACCCGCTCCGGTCTCGACTGGACGGCACGCTTCGGCAAGGGCCTCGCCGCAGCGCTGACCGGCCTTCCCTGCGAGACAGCATTGATCGACGGCGAGCTGGTGGCGTTGGCCGAGAACGGTATTTCCTCGTTTTCCGCGCTGCAGGATGCGCTGTCGGCGGGGCGTGCGGCCGGGCTTGTCTATTTCGCCTTCGATCTCCTGCATCTCGATGACGAGGATCTGCGCGGCGAGCCGCTTTTGGCTCGGAAGGAGAGGTTAAAGCATCTGCTGGAGGGCATCCCGGCCGAGGGGCCGTTGCGCTTCAGCGAGCATTTCATTGAGCCGGGCGGTGTCATGCTCGACCATGCCTGCCGCATGGGGCTCGAGGGTGTGGTCTCGAAGCGGGCGGATGCGCCCTATCGCAGCGGCCGCGGCCGCGACTGGATCAAGTCGAAATGCACGCAGCGCCAGGAATTCGTCATCGCCGGCTATGTCCCGTCCAAGGCCTCGCCACGCAAGCTCGGCTCGATCGTCGCGGGCTACTATGAGAATGGCGAGTTGAAGCCGGCTGGCCGCGTCGGCACCGGCTTCACTGCGACCTCGGCCGCAGCGTTGAAAGCCAAGCTCGACAAGCTCGCGACGGACGCGTCACCCTTCAAGGGCGCGGCTGGCCGCGAGCGCGGTGTGGTCTGGGTCAAGCCTGAACGGGTCGCCGAGGTCGAGTTCCGCGCCTGGACGGCGTCGAAGACGCTCCGCCATGCCGCGTTCATCGGATTGCGTGAAGACAAGCCGGCAGGCGAGATCGTGGCGGAGATGCCGGTCGGGCCGGTTCCGCAGAAGCCGAAGGCCCGGAAGACAAGGGCCGCTGCTGGCCGTGTAGCGCCGGCGCGGACTAGCGTGAAGCTGTCCAGCCCCGACAAGCCGCTCTGGCCGGAGAGCGGCTTCACCAAGCAGGATCTGCTCGCCTATTACGCGAAGATCTGGCCGCTGATGCAGCGTTTCGTGGTCGGGCGGCCCCTCAGCCTGGTGCGGGCGCCCAACGGCATCGAGGGCCACCGCTTCTTCCAGAAACATGCCGGCCCCGGCATGCATGATGCGGTCAGGCGGCGGAAGGACGCAGATGGCGAGGAGCTGATCTATATCGAGGATTTCGACGGGCTCGCGGCGCTCGTCCAGCTTGGCACGGTCGAAATCCATGTCTGGGGCGCGACCATCGATGCGGTCGAGACGCCCGACCAGATCATCTTCGACCTCGACCCCGATACGGGCGTGCCGGTCGAGCGCGTGCGCGAGGCTGCATTGACCGTGCGGCGGCATCTCGACGATCTCGGTTTCGCGAATTTTCTGAAGGTCTCCGGCGGCAAGGGGTTCCACGTCGTGCTGCCGCTGAAGCCGAAGGCCGATTGGGAGCGCGTCAAGACCTTCGCGCGTGACTTCGCCAGGGCGATGGAGCAGGCCGAACCCAAGCTCTACACGGCGACCCTGTCCAAGAAGGCGCGCCGGGGCCGCATCTTCATCGACTATCTGCGCAATGGCCGCGGCGCGACGGCGATCGCTCCCTATTCGACCCGGGCTCGAACGGGCGTGCCATTGGCGATGCCGGTCGAATGGCAGGATATCGACAGCCTGCAGCCCGATGCCTTCAAGGCCCGTGCGATCCTGGACGGCGATCTGCCGCCGGATCTCTGGAGCGGGTTCTTCGCCGCCGGAAAGCCGCTCACTGGCGGGTGA
- a CDS encoding Atu4866 domain-containing protein, whose protein sequence is MQFSQVLQALGQFASGFAPASRSVRPLEIDFDTADTLGPFEQAAIGQWKTEDGSILIDLRPDGQFHKAKPAAGAKHVGRYAVDRSKLYFEGETGWVALGKLKRGTLSIGEKRFRKA, encoded by the coding sequence ATGCAGTTCAGCCAGGTTCTTCAGGCTCTCGGCCAGTTCGCCTCCGGCTTCGCGCCGGCCAGCCGTTCCGTCCGCCCGCTCGAGATCGATTTCGACACTGCCGACACGCTCGGCCCCTTCGAACAGGCCGCGATCGGCCAGTGGAAGACCGAGGATGGGTCGATCCTGATCGACCTCAGGCCCGACGGGCAGTTCCACAAGGCCAAGCCCGCTGCCGGCGCCAAGCATGTCGGCCGCTATGCGGTCGATCGCTCGAAGCTTTATTTCGAGGGCGAGACCGGCTGGGTCGCGCTCGGCAAGCTGAAGCGCGGCACGCTCAGCATCGGCGAGAAGCGCTTCCGCAAGGCGTAA
- a CDS encoding winged helix-turn-helix transcriptional regulator, giving the protein MLKRPDPFQALCPTRRVLDRIGDTWAVLILIALDDGTLRFNELRRRIENISQKMLSQTLKSLERDGLVQREVFATVPVTVEYSLTGLGRTLAQTVNQLTLWAEAHIGEVEAAQQRYDRGLAPAASERIPLPLTRQ; this is encoded by the coding sequence ATGCTGAAACGCCCCGACCCATTCCAGGCGCTCTGCCCGACCCGGCGCGTGCTGGACCGCATCGGCGATACCTGGGCCGTGCTCATCCTGATCGCGCTCGACGACGGCACCTTGCGCTTCAACGAACTGAGGCGGCGGATCGAGAACATCTCGCAGAAGATGCTGTCGCAGACGCTGAAGAGCCTGGAACGCGACGGGCTGGTGCAGCGCGAGGTGTTCGCGACGGTGCCGGTCACCGTCGAATATTCGCTGACCGGGCTCGGACGGACGCTGGCACAGACGGTGAACCAGCTCACCCTCTGGGCCGAGGCGCATATCGGCGAGGTCGAGGCGGCGCAGCAGCGCTACGATCGCGGCCTGGCGCCGGCCGCAAGCGAGCGGATTCCGCTTCCGCTCACCCGCCAGTGA
- a CDS encoding MBL fold metallo-hydrolase, which yields MSDEIEFDRSATTEAGTVASLSPLVRRIIAGNGGPMTFTGTCSYIVGRGTVGIIDPGPDDPGHVERLLAAVRGETVSHIIVTHTHRDHSPAVPALKAATGAMVVGCGPHRPSRELGPGEGRVLDAAADTDFVPDAEMHDGDTVSGPGWSLAAVATPGHTANHLAFTLAEEEALFSGDHVMAWSTSVVAPPDGSMAAYMASIEKLRGLEHARYWPGHGGPVTEPQRFLRGLVQHRRQREAAVLNRLSQGDETIAAMVPVIYQGLAPALHGAAALSVLAQLEDLVLRGTVQSSDVIPALGSRYKLA from the coding sequence ATGAGCGACGAGATCGAATTCGACCGCAGCGCAACGACGGAGGCCGGCACGGTCGCGAGCCTGTCCCCGCTGGTGCGCCGGATCATCGCCGGCAATGGCGGGCCGATGACCTTCACCGGCACCTGCTCTTATATCGTGGGCCGCGGCACGGTCGGAATCATCGATCCCGGCCCCGACGATCCCGGCCATGTCGAACGCCTGCTGGCGGCGGTCCGCGGCGAGACTGTCAGCCACATCATCGTCACCCATACCCATCGCGACCACTCGCCCGCCGTGCCGGCGCTGAAGGCTGCGACCGGCGCGATGGTGGTGGGTTGCGGGCCGCATCGTCCGTCGCGCGAACTCGGCCCCGGCGAAGGCCGCGTGCTCGATGCCGCCGCGGATACCGATTTTGTGCCTGACGCGGAAATGCACGACGGCGACACCGTCTCCGGTCCTGGCTGGAGCCTCGCCGCCGTGGCGACACCCGGTCATACCGCCAATCATCTCGCCTTCACGCTGGCCGAGGAGGAGGCCCTGTTCTCCGGCGACCATGTCATGGCCTGGTCGACCTCGGTCGTCGCTCCGCCCGACGGTTCGATGGCCGCCTATATGGCTTCGATCGAGAAGCTGCGCGGACTGGAGCACGCCCGCTACTGGCCGGGCCATGGCGGGCCGGTGACCGAGCCGCAGCGCTTCCTGCGCGGACTCGTCCAGCACCGCCGCCAGCGCGAGGCCGCCGTGCTCAATCGCCTCAGCCAGGGTGACGAGACGATCGCCGCGATGGTGCCGGTGATCTATCAGGGCCTGGCCCCTGCCCTGCACGGGGCCGCGGCGCTTTCGGTGCTGGCCCAGCTCGAAGACCTCGTGCTGCGCGGCACGGTCCAGTCCAGCGACGTCATCCCGGCTCTCGGCAGCCGCTACAAGCTCGCCTGA
- a CDS encoding LysR substrate-binding domain-containing protein, with product MNYRQLETFRAVMLGGSASRAAELLDITQPAVSRTIAELEKGVGFVLFERIKGRLVPTPEAQMLLNEVEKSFVGLDRIRAEAARIRDFGAGSLRIASLAALGATLVPRAIHKFHQKQPEIAVNLQIHASSVVRELVSTGGFDIGLAADEVDLTGLEHQAFASVRAVCALPPGHALASKSVIGPKDLDGVRFIALAPEDRARRRLDAILQAEGVVPKIIAETPSSGTLCALALSGVGIGITNPAAAEGFATRGLVFRPFEPAVYFKSILLFRPDSQKTRLVKSFVAELMRARTAE from the coding sequence GTGAACTATCGGCAGTTGGAAACCTTCCGGGCAGTGATGTTGGGGGGCTCGGCATCCAGAGCGGCTGAATTGCTCGACATAACCCAGCCCGCGGTGAGCAGAACGATAGCCGAGCTGGAAAAGGGCGTAGGGTTCGTTCTGTTCGAGAGGATCAAGGGCCGGCTTGTGCCCACGCCCGAAGCTCAAATGCTGCTCAATGAGGTTGAGAAGAGCTTCGTTGGCCTCGATCGCATCCGGGCGGAAGCGGCTCGCATCAGGGACTTTGGAGCTGGCTCGCTCAGAATTGCGAGCCTTGCCGCGCTGGGCGCAACGCTGGTCCCCCGCGCGATACACAAGTTCCACCAGAAGCAGCCCGAGATCGCCGTCAACCTGCAGATCCATGCATCCTCGGTTGTGAGGGAACTGGTCAGCACCGGAGGTTTCGACATCGGGCTGGCGGCTGATGAAGTCGACCTGACTGGTCTCGAACACCAGGCTTTCGCGAGCGTTCGAGCCGTTTGTGCCTTGCCGCCGGGGCACGCTCTGGCAAGCAAATCGGTGATCGGCCCCAAGGACCTGGACGGCGTCCGCTTCATTGCACTCGCACCGGAGGATCGCGCTCGTCGCCGCCTCGATGCAATTCTTCAGGCTGAGGGAGTTGTGCCGAAGATTATCGCCGAAACGCCTAGCTCGGGAACTCTGTGTGCTTTGGCTCTCAGCGGCGTCGGTATCGGGATAACCAACCCAGCCGCGGCGGAAGGGTTTGCGACCCGAGGGCTGGTGTTTCGCCCATTCGAGCCTGCAGTCTATTTCAAGAGCATCCTTCTCTTCAGGCCTGACTCGCAGAAGACGAGGTTGGTGAAATCGTTCGTCGCGGAGCTGATGCGCGCTCGAACGGCAGAGTGA
- a CDS encoding trans-sulfuration enzyme family protein, giving the protein MHDLTLCVHHPAVSHEGFASLAVPTHRASTIVYEDAESFARRKQRGPDGYSYGLQGTPTTRTLEAQITALHGGARTVLAPSGQGAVALVMLAVLVPGDRVLIPDTVYPPVRDFCINYLVPRGITFTAYDPLIGDGIASVIDDQTRLVWVESPGSGTMEVQDLAAISRVAKARGILVGCDNTWASPLLFKPLAHGADFVVEALTKYVGGHSDLLLGSVTVSDLGLRLKLKDTLRLLGIGVSPDEVSLALRGIETMGLRIAHTGRIAEEFARRLSNRSSVERVLHPALPSCPGHEVFKRDFKGGSAVFSIVLNPGAERRLDAGLSALKVFALGASWGGTRSLIAPMAIKEGRTATVWASEGTVLRISIGLEDPDELWSDLERLLDALQRPDAKVA; this is encoded by the coding sequence ATGCACGACCTGACGCTCTGTGTTCACCACCCGGCCGTTTCCCACGAGGGTTTTGCCAGCCTGGCAGTGCCAACGCATCGCGCATCTACGATCGTCTATGAGGACGCGGAGTCCTTTGCTCGTAGAAAGCAGCGTGGCCCCGACGGCTACAGCTATGGTTTGCAGGGAACCCCTACGACCCGAACCCTGGAAGCTCAGATCACCGCTCTGCATGGCGGCGCGCGAACCGTTCTGGCGCCATCAGGGCAAGGCGCCGTGGCGTTGGTCATGCTGGCTGTTCTCGTGCCGGGTGACCGTGTGCTCATTCCGGATACGGTCTACCCGCCTGTCCGCGATTTCTGCATCAACTACCTCGTCCCGCGAGGCATCACGTTCACTGCATACGATCCGCTCATCGGAGATGGCATCGCCTCGGTCATTGACGATCAAACTCGGCTGGTCTGGGTCGAGTCGCCTGGCTCGGGAACGATGGAAGTGCAGGACCTCGCTGCGATCAGCCGGGTGGCGAAGGCCCGTGGAATTCTGGTCGGTTGCGACAACACCTGGGCAAGCCCGCTTCTGTTTAAGCCGCTGGCCCACGGCGCGGACTTCGTGGTCGAAGCGCTCACCAAATACGTAGGCGGACATTCCGATCTCCTTCTCGGGTCCGTCACTGTCTCCGACCTCGGACTACGCCTGAAACTGAAGGACACTCTGCGGCTTCTTGGGATTGGCGTTTCACCCGACGAGGTCTCTCTCGCGCTGCGTGGAATCGAGACGATGGGCCTGCGCATCGCCCACACGGGCCGTATCGCCGAGGAGTTCGCTCGCCGGCTCAGCAATCGCTCCTCAGTCGAGCGCGTGCTCCACCCCGCGTTACCCTCATGTCCCGGGCACGAGGTATTCAAGCGCGATTTCAAGGGTGGCAGCGCCGTGTTCAGCATCGTTTTGAACCCTGGTGCCGAGCGTCGCCTCGACGCCGGGCTGAGCGCTCTGAAGGTTTTCGCACTCGGCGCCTCATGGGGCGGAACGCGCAGCCTCATCGCGCCGATGGCGATCAAGGAAGGCCGCACCGCCACCGTTTGGGCAAGCGAGGGGACGGTCCTTCGCATCAGTATCGGCCTTGAGGATCCGGACGAGCTTTGGAGCGACCTGGAGAGACTTCTAGATGCGCTTCAACGGCCCGACGCGAAAGTAGCCTGA
- a CDS encoding methyl-accepting chemotaxis protein: protein MKFFPSSIQNYLVATMACLCVPGIGALGYMAYQSVSDVRTNMELAELVEADKALLLAGNAIRTARGQAQTSIQVADDPTAALKQIEESNRSRIADAVAQLDETGLPGRKELIAGIQQQQKLTDARMADLYAEASKPKAQRSLAATMPWYNGIGAIEAAIVKASDETSNAARLADPILADLQGFKSAGWDVRSNYGTQCSVLRPVFGSGKPLETAQIRKLGELRGVSNTSGETLKQLASRPGVGSELARKVGVMSAEVEASNRKMDELIGKLGQGAGPVIAAEEWTKQCNGPFTAIVSAVTQSLDDMVVRTDKKLTAAWIKLGIVGALLATLLAICVMSLRGVQRRIARPLVSLKSALDEMQQGNFAQAIPAAPAPDEIGALSGALEIYRENALALEQNRRDRELAMLADAEQAAHVQKLLGEVATIVADAREGNFSGKAHVGGMEGPLKELVEGINEINAVVDGATTEFAEALSAIAGGDLTNRVETAYRGRFADLKGAINETVDRLSDTVATIQTTSADVGLAAREINMGADDLSKRTEEQASSLEETAATTEELAASVKASAQASKDAARIADEAMQAAQSGGAIAGQAVDAMARIETASQKISDIIRVIDDIAFQTNLLALNAAVEAARAGEAGKGFAVVASEVRTLAQRSGEAAKAISALTSSSNAEVGEGEQLVRQAGDQHARLLAASQKVAATIADISAASGEQANGIDEMSQAVAHLDEMTQQNAALSEQSAASAGSLSGRIEQLNALVATFRTGREAIGQTAYAQPATAPRAVKAPVRAARPAPVAAATSGEPERLRQLAEAAFVQSRTAPAPRKVANGGSGRASDSGWEEF from the coding sequence GTGAAATTCTTTCCCTCGTCGATCCAGAACTATCTCGTCGCCACCATGGCCTGCCTGTGCGTGCCAGGCATCGGCGCCCTCGGCTACATGGCGTATCAATCCGTTTCGGACGTGCGCACGAACATGGAACTGGCGGAGCTGGTCGAGGCCGACAAGGCCTTGCTGCTCGCCGGCAATGCGATCCGCACCGCGCGCGGACAGGCGCAGACCAGCATCCAGGTCGCCGATGACCCGACCGCGGCGTTGAAGCAGATCGAGGAAAGCAATCGCAGCCGCATCGCCGATGCTGTCGCCCAGCTCGACGAGACCGGCCTGCCCGGCCGCAAGGAACTCATCGCCGGCATCCAGCAGCAGCAGAAGCTGACCGACGCCAGGATGGCCGATCTCTATGCCGAAGCGTCGAAGCCGAAGGCGCAGCGCAGCCTCGCCGCAACCATGCCCTGGTATAACGGCATCGGCGCGATCGAGGCCGCCATCGTCAAGGCCTCGGACGAGACCTCCAATGCCGCCCGGCTCGCGGACCCGATCCTCGCCGATCTGCAGGGCTTCAAGTCGGCCGGCTGGGACGTCCGCTCGAATTACGGCACGCAGTGCTCGGTTCTCCGTCCGGTCTTCGGCTCGGGCAAGCCGCTGGAGACCGCGCAGATCCGTAAGCTCGGTGAATTGCGCGGCGTCTCCAACACCTCCGGCGAGACGCTGAAGCAGCTCGCATCGCGCCCCGGCGTCGGCAGCGAGCTTGCCCGGAAGGTCGGTGTCATGTCGGCCGAGGTCGAAGCCTCCAACCGCAAGATGGATGAGCTGATCGGCAAGCTCGGCCAGGGCGCTGGTCCGGTCATCGCGGCGGAAGAATGGACCAAGCAATGCAACGGGCCGTTCACCGCCATCGTTTCGGCCGTCACCCAGTCGCTCGACGACATGGTCGTGCGAACCGACAAGAAGCTCACCGCCGCCTGGATCAAGCTCGGCATCGTCGGCGCGCTGCTGGCCACCTTGCTCGCGATCTGCGTGATGAGCCTGCGCGGCGTGCAGCGCCGGATCGCGCGGCCGCTGGTCTCGCTGAAATCCGCGCTGGACGAGATGCAGCAGGGTAATTTCGCCCAGGCCATCCCGGCCGCTCCCGCGCCGGACGAGATCGGGGCACTGAGCGGGGCGCTCGAAATCTATCGCGAGAACGCGCTCGCCCTCGAGCAGAACCGGCGCGACCGCGAACTCGCCATGCTCGCCGATGCCGAACAGGCAGCCCATGTCCAGAAGCTCTTGGGCGAGGTCGCCACCATCGTCGCCGATGCCCGCGAGGGCAATTTCTCCGGCAAGGCGCATGTCGGCGGCATGGAGGGGCCGCTGAAGGAGCTCGTCGAGGGCATCAACGAGATCAACGCGGTTGTCGACGGGGCGACGACGGAGTTTGCGGAAGCGCTCTCGGCGATCGCGGGCGGCGACCTGACCAATCGGGTCGAGACGGCCTATCGCGGCCGCTTCGCCGACCTCAAGGGCGCGATCAACGAGACGGTCGATCGCCTGTCGGACACGGTCGCGACGATCCAGACCACCTCGGCCGATGTCGGCCTCGCCGCGCGCGAGATCAACATGGGCGCCGACGACCTGTCGAAGCGCACCGAGGAGCAGGCTTCGTCGCTGGAGGAGACCGCCGCCACGACCGAGGAGCTCGCGGCCTCGGTGAAGGCCTCGGCCCAGGCCTCGAAGGATGCCGCGCGGATCGCCGACGAGGCGATGCAGGCGGCGCAGTCGGGCGGCGCCATCGCCGGCCAGGCGGTCGACGCCATGGCCCGGATCGAGACGGCCTCGCAGAAGATCTCGGACATCATCCGGGTGATCGACGACATCGCCTTCCAGACCAACCTGCTCGCGCTCAACGCCGCGGTCGAGGCGGCGCGCGCCGGCGAGGCCGGCAAGGGCTTTGCCGTCGTCGCCTCCGAGGTTCGCACGCTGGCGCAGCGCTCGGGCGAGGCGGCCAAGGCCATCTCCGCGCTGACCTCCTCGTCCAATGCCGAGGTCGGCGAGGGCGAGCAGCTGGTGCGGCAGGCCGGCGACCAGCACGCCCGCCTCCTCGCGGCCTCGCAGAAGGTCGCGGCGACGATCGCCGACATCTCGGCGGCCTCGGGGGAGCAGGCCAACGGCATCGACGAGATGAGCCAGGCGGTCGCACATCTCGACGAGATGACCCAGCAGAACGCGGCCTTGTCCGAGCAGAGCGCGGCTTCGGCAGGCTCGCTCTCGGGCCGGATCGAGCAGCTCAATGCGCTGGTCGCGACCTTCCGGACCGGGCGCGAGGCCATCGGCCAGACGGCTTACGCCCAGCCGGCAACGGCACCCCGCGCGGTCAAGGCGCCGGTGCGGGCGGCGCGGCCTGCTCCTGTGGCAGCGGCGACCTCCGGTGAGCCGGAGCGCCTGCGCCAGCTCGCCGAGGCGGCCTTCGTCCAGTCGCGGACCGCACCTGCGCCGCGCAAGGTCGCCAATGGCGGCAGCGGCCGGGCCAGCGATTCCGGATGGGAGGAGTTCTGA
- a CDS encoding DUF1499 domain-containing protein yields MHRRLVFEEPVSRAAIWSRRLAWFAFAVLLLSLLLVRLREPSIEGLAPVAGAYVLVLGALGLAILAFIRIWQSGYRGAGMAAGAMLLSLILLAPAGYVAVRLVTRPALADVSTDIDDPPGFSRSQAALTARAGRVPPDVPAERRRLQRQAYPKAVPILLELPAEAAFDLARRAALGLGWQVLETARPGGRSGAGRVEAVARGRILRFSEDITIRIRPRVDGSRIDIRSASRLGSHDLGANAARVAAFAAEIDLLMESR; encoded by the coding sequence ATGCACCGCCGTCTCGTCTTCGAGGAACCGGTTTCGCGCGCCGCTATCTGGAGCCGGCGGCTGGCGTGGTTTGCGTTTGCTGTCCTGCTGCTCTCGCTGCTGCTGGTCCGTTTGCGCGAGCCGAGCATCGAAGGGCTCGCGCCGGTCGCCGGCGCCTATGTCCTCGTGCTCGGCGCGCTAGGCCTTGCGATCCTCGCCTTCATCCGCATCTGGCAGTCCGGCTACCGCGGCGCCGGCATGGCGGCCGGCGCGATGCTGCTCTCGTTGATCCTGCTCGCGCCGGCTGGCTACGTCGCGGTCCGCCTAGTCACGCGGCCGGCCCTGGCCGATGTCTCGACCGATATCGACGATCCGCCCGGCTTCAGCCGTTCGCAGGCCGCGCTGACCGCGCGCGCCGGCCGGGTTCCGCCCGATGTGCCGGCTGAGCGCCGGCGCCTGCAGCGGCAGGCCTATCCCAAGGCCGTGCCGATCCTGCTCGAACTGCCGGCGGAGGCCGCCTTCGACCTCGCCAGGCGGGCGGCGCTCGGCCTCGGCTGGCAGGTGCTGGAGACGGCACGGCCGGGCGGGCGCAGCGGCGCGGGACGGGTCGAGGCCGTCGCGCGCGGCCGCATCCTGCGCTTCTCCGAGGACATCACCATCCGCATCAGGCCGCGCGTCGATGGCAGCCGCATCGACATCCGTTCGGCCTCGCGCCTCGGCAGCCACGATCTCGGCGCCAATGCAGCGCGCGTCGCGGCCTTCGCCGCCGAGATCGACCTGCTGATGGAGAGCCGCTGA